The Crocosphaera subtropica ATCC 51142 genome includes a window with the following:
- a CDS encoding 5-formyltetrahydrofolate cyclo-ligase, with amino-acid sequence MNPKENKKELRQKIIKKREKLSKIDWMNKSNKLCENLQNYPLLQKSKTILAYFSVRQEPNLISLFSTDYNWGFPRCVKKSLIWHSWRREDPLIPGKYGILEPAANAPILTPEKVDLILVPAVACDYNGYRLGYGGGFYDRFLNSPQWHSIPTIGIIFEFALLPQLPYEPWDQKLQAICTENEIISIST; translated from the coding sequence ATGAATCCCAAAGAGAACAAAAAAGAATTGAGACAAAAAATAATAAAAAAACGAGAGAAATTATCAAAAATAGATTGGATGAATAAGAGCAATAAACTGTGTGAAAATCTACAAAATTATCCTTTATTGCAAAAATCTAAAACGATTCTAGCTTACTTTTCAGTTCGCCAAGAACCTAATTTAATTTCCCTATTTTCAACTGACTATAATTGGGGGTTTCCTCGCTGTGTAAAAAAGTCTTTAATCTGGCATTCTTGGCGCAGAGAAGATCCGCTTATACCTGGGAAATATGGCATTTTAGAACCGGCTGCGAATGCGCCTATTTTAACCCCTGAAAAAGTTGATTTAATCCTTGTTCCTGCTGTGGCTTGTGATTACAATGGTTATCGCTTAGGCTATGGTGGAGGTTTCTATGATCGCTTCTTAAATTCTCCTCAATGGCATTCTATTCCTACGATTGGCATTATCTTTGAATTTGCCCTATTACCTCAACTTCCTTACGAACCTTGGGATCAGAAATTACAAGCAATTTGTACAGAAAATGAAATCATAAGCATATCTACTTAA
- a CDS encoding serine/threonine-protein kinase, whose protein sequence is MSLLLNNRYQVIETLGKGGFGETFLAIDTHMPSERKCVIKQLKPAVQSPVIPDWLKERFAKEAAILEELGEKHPQIPTLYAYFSEGGDFYLVQEWIEGETLTQIHQRQGNLSPNQVREILIGILPVLDYIHSRRIIHRDIKPDNIIIRSHDKKPVLIDFGIVKETVATMIHGDGNTPYSVGLGTPGYMASEQAAGRPLNSSDLYSLGLTMVFLLTGKTPQYLATDPNTGEVLWRKEAPDIQSNVGNVIDRAVRFHPRDRFSTAKEMLEALQVPHTIPTAATIAIGQQNLSLSRSSTHTPIPTNLPAEATETETDTPWALLALGSFLAASAIIGGLMLGIMLGTKERSQPTSSPSVSPESPEVPENSQPEFSQPRPTLRRPVRRSPGSQSSPTLEATPTPTLEPSPTLEATPTPTLEPSPNSTVQPSPTPKASPSPTSTPIPEPTKVVPIPVEPPPQVSEPKEPTNQEGSEPSLVIPHIPPKPAEEKPPKEEENKQNIQKYFESDREQNKSNLQQYFDSDRP, encoded by the coding sequence GTGTCATTATTACTAAATAATCGTTATCAAGTCATTGAAACCTTGGGAAAAGGGGGGTTTGGGGAGACATTTCTCGCCATTGACACCCATATGCCCTCAGAAAGAAAATGTGTGATCAAACAACTGAAACCGGCGGTTCAGTCTCCTGTTATTCCTGATTGGTTAAAGGAACGATTTGCCAAAGAAGCAGCTATTTTGGAAGAATTAGGGGAAAAACATCCTCAAATTCCCACATTATACGCTTATTTTTCCGAAGGAGGAGATTTTTATTTAGTACAAGAATGGATCGAAGGAGAAACCTTAACCCAAATTCATCAACGACAAGGCAATTTGTCACCTAATCAAGTTAGAGAGATATTAATAGGTATTTTACCCGTTCTTGACTATATCCACAGTCGTCGTATTATTCACCGTGATATTAAACCAGATAACATTATTATTCGCAGTCACGATAAAAAACCTGTTTTAATTGATTTTGGTATTGTTAAAGAAACGGTCGCTACCATGATTCATGGGGATGGGAATACGCCTTATTCTGTCGGACTGGGAACCCCTGGTTACATGGCTTCCGAACAAGCAGCCGGTCGTCCTCTAAATTCAAGTGACTTGTATAGTTTGGGACTGACCATGGTGTTTTTACTCACAGGAAAAACCCCCCAATATTTAGCCACTGATCCCAATACTGGGGAGGTGTTATGGCGAAAAGAAGCCCCAGATATTCAGTCTAATGTGGGAAACGTCATTGATCGCGCGGTTCGTTTTCATCCTCGCGATCGCTTTTCTACTGCTAAAGAAATGTTAGAGGCTTTGCAGGTTCCCCATACTATTCCCACGGCAGCTACCATAGCCATTGGACAACAAAATTTATCTCTATCTAGAAGTTCTACCCACACTCCCATCCCTACCAACTTACCAGCAGAAGCAACAGAAACAGAGACAGACACCCCTTGGGCCTTGTTAGCCTTAGGTTCATTTTTGGCAGCCAGTGCTATCATTGGAGGGTTAATGTTAGGGATCATGTTAGGGACGAAAGAGCGATCGCAACCGACTTCTTCCCCTTCGGTTTCACCTGAGTCTCCAGAAGTTCCAGAAAATTCTCAACCAGAGTTTTCCCAGCCCAGACCGACACTTCGGCGACCAGTTAGGCGTTCTCCAGGATCGCAGTCATCTCCTACTTTAGAAGCGACTCCTACCCCAACTTTAGAACCTTCCCCCACACTAGAAGCAACTCCTACCCCAACTCTAGAACCTTCTCCTAACTCAACCGTACAACCTTCCCCTACTCCAAAAGCTTCCCCTTCTCCGACTTCAACCCCTATTCCAGAACCCACTAAAGTTGTTCCTATTCCAGTTGAACCACCTCCCCAAGTGTCAGAACCCAAAGAACCTACTAACCAAGAGGGTTCAGAACCTTCTTTAGTGATCCCCCATATTCCTCCTAAACCTGCTGAAGAGAAACCGCCTAAAGAAGAGGAGAATAAACAGAATATTCAGAAATATTTTGAGTCTGATAGAGAACAAAATAAGTCTAATCTACAACAATATTTTGACTCTGATAGACCTTAG
- a CDS encoding YqaE/Pmp3 family membrane protein, whose product MDVVRIICAIILPPLGVFLQVGIGPQFWINILLTLLGYIPGIVHAVWVIAKK is encoded by the coding sequence ATGGATGTCGTTCGGATTATTTGTGCCATTATCCTTCCTCCACTGGGTGTTTTTCTACAAGTGGGTATTGGACCCCAGTTCTGGATCAATATTTTGTTAACGTTATTGGGTTATATTCCTGGTATTGTTCACGCCGTTTGGGTGATTGCTAAAAAATAG
- a CDS encoding PilZ domain-containing protein, whose translation MSYSLSPQEKSNTTLFSLCNQRKHQRYYNSQGSSVELLIDGQEIKQSLKGMIIDDSFSGCGLIIIGEEKLHIGQLCRLRIKGIDSILCQIIWLRRLEKSITRIGVKYLIKSE comes from the coding sequence ATGTCCTATTCACTATCTCCTCAAGAAAAGTCCAATACAACTTTATTTTCTTTATGTAATCAACGGAAACATCAACGGTATTATAATAGTCAAGGATCTTCGGTTGAACTACTGATTGATGGGCAAGAGATCAAACAATCTTTAAAAGGAATGATTATTGATGATTCTTTTAGTGGTTGTGGGTTAATTATTATCGGTGAGGAAAAGTTACATATTGGTCAATTATGTCGTTTAAGAATAAAGGGTATTGATTCCATTTTATGTCAAATTATTTGGTTAAGAAGATTAGAAAAATCCATTACTAGGATAGGCGTTAAATATTTGATTAAATCCGAGTAA
- a CDS encoding rhomboid family intramembrane serine protease, whose protein sequence is MVPLNDNNPTQRTAYVTYGLIILNVLVFFKELSLSSEELSQFFQYYAIVPKQLTAGFSGVDFYHPIPEWMTLFTSQFLHAGFLHIAGNMLFLWIFGNNVEDKLGHVKYLIFYLTCGVLAGLSQWYFAPYSEVPSLGASGAIAGVMGAYILRFPQAQVLTLIPLGIFITTIRIPAVFFLGFWFLQQAIYGFASLNVQTNVGMEGGGVAYWAHAGGFVFGFILGPLLGLLDDKNR, encoded by the coding sequence ATGGTTCCTTTAAATGATAATAATCCCACACAAAGAACAGCTTATGTTACTTATGGATTGATTATTCTTAACGTTTTAGTTTTTTTCAAAGAACTGAGTTTAAGTTCGGAGGAACTATCGCAATTTTTTCAATATTATGCCATTGTCCCTAAACAATTAACCGCAGGGTTTAGTGGAGTCGATTTTTATCATCCCATTCCTGAATGGATGACCTTATTTACGTCTCAATTTCTTCACGCAGGTTTTTTACATATTGCAGGCAATATGTTGTTTTTGTGGATTTTTGGTAATAACGTTGAAGATAAATTAGGTCATGTTAAATACTTGATTTTCTATCTCACTTGTGGGGTATTAGCTGGTTTAAGTCAATGGTATTTTGCCCCTTATTCTGAGGTTCCTTCTTTGGGGGCTAGTGGGGCGATCGCAGGGGTGATGGGGGCTTACATTTTACGGTTTCCCCAAGCGCAAGTGTTAACCTTAATTCCTCTAGGAATTTTTATTACAACGATTAGAATTCCGGCAGTCTTCTTTTTAGGATTTTGGTTTTTGCAACAAGCTATTTATGGTTTTGCGAGTTTAAATGTTCAAACTAATGTAGGAATGGAAGGCGGTGGTGTGGCTTATTGGGCCCATGCAGGAGGATTTGTGTTTGGATTTATCTTAGGTCCATTATTAGGATTGTTGGACGATAAGAATCGTTAA
- the psbV gene encoding photosystem II cytochrome c-550, with translation MKRFILMAIAAIFFFLQFPIHNANALELTEETRTVPLNEEGETITLTSEQITNGQRLFIRECTQCHLQGKTKTNNNVSLGLEDLSLAEPPRDNVLGLVDYLKYPTSYDGEDDYTELHVNVSRPDIYPELRDFTEDDLYDVSGYILVAPKLDSYWGGSIYF, from the coding sequence GTGAAACGATTCATTCTGATGGCGATCGCTGCTATCTTTTTCTTTTTACAATTTCCCATCCATAACGCCAATGCCTTAGAATTAACCGAGGAAACTCGGACAGTTCCTTTAAACGAAGAAGGGGAAACAATCACCCTAACCAGTGAACAGATCACAAATGGTCAAAGACTATTCATTCGTGAATGTACCCAATGTCACTTACAAGGAAAAACTAAGACCAATAATAATGTTAGTTTGGGATTAGAAGACTTATCCCTGGCTGAACCTCCCCGTGATAATGTATTAGGTTTGGTTGATTATTTAAAATATCCCACCAGTTACGACGGAGAAGACGACTATACAGAATTACACGTTAATGTTAGTCGCCCTGATATCTATCCAGAATTAAGAGACTTCACCGAAGACGATCTTTATGATGTGTCTGGTTATATTTTAGTGGCACCAAAATTAGATTCTTATTGGGGTGGATCAATCTACTTCTAA
- a CDS encoding glutathione S-transferase family protein, with translation MSATCVINGWERPEKTPMLKLYHLPISFNSRRVWIALLEKGLSFELIPMKLNGDQLTPEFLALNPFHHIPVLVDEAFSLFESLAILDYLEAKYPTPSLVPSDPQGLGTVKMINLVTLNELLPATTPLIQHSMGFITLDEQRIANTKEKVAVVLNFFETSLGDRSYIVGNTLTLADIVAGTMVGFLPQMGVSLSAYPQLTAWTKQLSQRESWQQTEPQPEEIDKFRETMKKLMAQRGS, from the coding sequence ATGTCGGCTACTTGTGTCATTAATGGTTGGGAAAGGCCAGAAAAGACACCCATGTTAAAACTCTATCATTTGCCGATTTCCTTTAATTCTCGTCGTGTTTGGATTGCTTTACTGGAAAAAGGATTATCGTTTGAGTTAATTCCCATGAAACTCAACGGCGATCAACTAACTCCAGAATTTTTAGCCCTTAACCCTTTTCATCACATCCCTGTCCTGGTGGATGAAGCGTTTAGCCTCTTTGAATCCCTGGCTATCTTAGATTATCTCGAAGCGAAATATCCCACCCCTTCCCTAGTTCCTAGCGACCCCCAAGGATTAGGGACAGTTAAGATGATTAACTTAGTGACCCTGAATGAATTATTACCAGCAACAACCCCATTAATTCAGCATAGTATGGGATTTATTACCCTAGACGAACAGAGGATAGCCAACACTAAAGAAAAAGTTGCTGTCGTTCTCAACTTTTTTGAGACATCTCTCGGCGATCGCTCCTATATAGTTGGCAATACCTTAACGTTGGCTGACATTGTAGCAGGAACAATGGTGGGGTTTCTGCCTCAGATGGGTGTTTCTTTATCTGCCTATCCTCAATTAACCGCTTGGACAAAGCAATTAAGTCAACGGGAAAGTTGGCAACAAACGGAACCCCAACCAGAAGAAATTGACAAATTTCGAGAAACCATGAAGAAATTAATGGCTCAACGTGGTTCTTAA
- the petC gene encoding cytochrome b6-f complex iron-sulfur subunit: MTQVSGSSDVPDMGRRQFMNLLTFGTITGVAAGALYPVVKYFIPPSSGGAGGGITAKDALGNDIMASNFLATHNGGDRVLAQGLKGDPTYLVVEGENAIADYGINAVCTHLGCVVPWNASEDKFICPCHGSQYNAQGKVVRGPAPLSLALAHVNVSEDDKVVFSEWTETDFRTEQDPWWA, translated from the coding sequence ATGACACAAGTATCTGGTTCATCCGATGTCCCCGATATGGGGCGTCGCCAATTTATGAACTTACTCACCTTTGGAACCATCACCGGAGTCGCTGCTGGTGCTTTGTATCCTGTGGTGAAGTATTTTATCCCCCCTTCGAGTGGTGGTGCCGGCGGTGGTATTACTGCTAAAGATGCCCTCGGTAATGACATTATGGCTAGTAACTTTCTGGCTACTCATAATGGAGGCGATCGCGTTTTAGCTCAAGGGTTAAAAGGTGATCCCACTTACCTCGTGGTAGAAGGAGAAAATGCTATCGCTGACTACGGTATCAACGCCGTTTGTACTCACTTAGGCTGTGTAGTTCCTTGGAACGCCAGCGAAGACAAGTTTATCTGTCCCTGTCATGGTTCTCAATACAATGCTCAGGGTAAAGTGGTAAGAGGTCCTGCCCCTCTGTCTTTGGCTTTAGCCCATGTTAATGTGAGCGAAGACGATAAAGTGGTGTTCAGCGAATGGACCGAAACTGACTTTCGCACCGAACAAGATCCCTGGTGGGCTTAA
- the petA gene encoding cytochrome f has translation MRISDFSAIWSKGKQILLRSLLIVAATVALFIGNVQSANAYPFWAQETAPETPREATGRIVCANCHLAEKAAEVEIPQSVLPDTVFKAVVKIPYDLDSQQVLGDGSKGGLNVGAVLMLPEGFKIAPDERIPEEIKEEMGSVYFQSYSEGQDNVVLVGPLPGEQYQEIIFPILSPDPSKDKNVNFGKYQVHLGANRGRGQIYPTGQPSNNNVFKASNAGTISKITDQEDGSYIVTIATAEGDVDETIPAGPQLMVSEGMEVEAGQALTNNPNVGGFGQKDTEVVLQSPGRIKGLILFLAGIMLAQILLVIKKKQVERVQAAEMNF, from the coding sequence ATGAGAATATCCGATTTTTCGGCAATTTGGTCTAAGGGTAAGCAAATTTTACTGCGATCGCTCTTGATCGTTGCAGCAACAGTTGCCTTATTCATAGGTAACGTACAAAGTGCTAATGCTTATCCTTTCTGGGCCCAAGAAACTGCCCCAGAAACCCCTAGAGAAGCGACAGGGCGAATTGTTTGCGCTAACTGTCACTTAGCAGAAAAAGCTGCTGAAGTAGAAATTCCTCAATCTGTTTTACCTGATACAGTATTTAAGGCTGTAGTAAAAATTCCTTACGATCTCGACTCCCAACAAGTTCTAGGAGATGGATCAAAAGGTGGCCTCAATGTGGGGGCTGTTTTAATGTTACCTGAAGGGTTTAAAATTGCTCCCGATGAGCGCATTCCTGAAGAAATAAAAGAAGAGATGGGTAGTGTCTACTTCCAGTCCTACAGCGAAGGTCAAGACAATGTGGTTCTCGTCGGTCCTTTACCTGGAGAACAATATCAAGAGATTATTTTCCCTATCTTATCTCCAGATCCCTCTAAGGATAAAAATGTTAACTTCGGTAAGTATCAAGTTCACTTAGGGGCTAACCGTGGCCGGGGTCAAATTTATCCCACAGGACAACCTAGCAATAATAACGTCTTCAAAGCCTCTAACGCTGGTACTATTAGCAAAATTACCGATCAAGAAGATGGTAGCTACATTGTCACTATTGCGACGGCAGAAGGAGATGTAGACGAAACGATCCCCGCAGGCCCTCAATTGATGGTTTCTGAAGGCATGGAAGTTGAAGCAGGACAAGCTTTAACCAATAATCCTAATGTGGGTGGTTTTGGACAAAAAGACACAGAAGTGGTTCTCCAAAGTCCTGGCCGCATTAAAGGATTAATTCTCTTCTTAGCTGGTATCATGTTAGCCCAAATTCTCTTAGTGATTAAGAAGAAACAAGTGGAACGAGTACAGGCTGCTGAAATGAACTTTTAA
- a CDS encoding metal ABC transporter solute-binding protein, Zn/Mn family has translation MNSITGCSSSNPVDSGINKSDNQEQSNSQDQLDITVSIIPQKYFVKKIGGDLVRVNVMVEQGVLPHTYEPKPQQLQALSEAEAYIGIGIPFETAWMDRIKEANPKMLMVDSTQGIDRLTMIAHDHHEEEDHGHHEEETTLDPHVWLSPRLVKIQAQKIYETLVKLDPKHQETYQTNLNSFLQEIEELDHQVRNNLANLKQRKFIVFHPAWGYFAEEYNLTQVPIEVGGQEPSASELGDLIKEAKKENIKVIFAQPELSSQAAKTIAKEINGEVLLISPTAADWSNNLLEVSQTFAKVLKEENNQ, from the coding sequence ATGAATAGTATCACAGGATGTAGTTCAAGCAATCCTGTCGACTCTGGGATTAATAAGAGTGACAATCAAGAACAAAGCAACAGTCAAGATCAATTAGACATTACGGTGAGTATCATTCCCCAGAAATATTTTGTTAAGAAAATTGGGGGCGATCTCGTTAGGGTGAATGTCATGGTAGAACAAGGGGTACTCCCTCATACCTATGAACCCAAACCTCAACAATTACAAGCGTTAAGTGAAGCGGAGGCTTATATTGGTATTGGGATTCCTTTTGAAACCGCATGGATGGATCGCATTAAGGAAGCAAACCCGAAAATGTTGATGGTTGACTCAACACAAGGAATTGATCGATTAACTATGATAGCCCATGATCACCATGAAGAAGAAGATCATGGTCACCATGAGGAAGAAACCACCCTTGATCCCCATGTTTGGTTATCTCCAAGATTGGTAAAAATTCAAGCACAAAAAATTTATGAAACTTTAGTGAAACTTGATCCGAAACATCAGGAAACATATCAAACTAATCTCAATAGTTTTTTACAAGAAATTGAGGAATTAGACCATCAAGTTAGGAATAACTTAGCTAACTTAAAACAACGTAAATTTATTGTTTTTCATCCAGCTTGGGGTTATTTTGCCGAGGAATATAACTTAACGCAAGTACCCATTGAAGTGGGGGGACAAGAACCTAGCGCATCAGAGTTAGGAGACTTAATAAAAGAAGCTAAAAAAGAGAATATAAAAGTTATATTTGCTCAACCAGAATTAAGTAGTCAAGCTGCCAAAACCATTGCTAAAGAAATTAACGGAGAAGTCTTATTAATTAGTCCTACTGCTGCTGATTGGTCTAACAACTTACTAGAAGTTTCTCAAACCTTTGCCAAAGTGTTAAAAGAAGAAAATAATCAATAG
- a CDS encoding metal ABC transporter ATP-binding protein: MKTEVINLSHVWAKYNHRNPILEDINLTIYEGDFVGLIGPNGGGKTTLFKVLLGLIKPYQGTVKILGNTVSKGRRYIGYVPQLVELDREFPVRVADVVRMGRLGKRRLLQRYTPQDEIIVNRTLEQVGMIELRNRPIAELSGGQRQRVYIARALASEPRILLLDEPTASVDPQRQTSIYELLKELNQLITIVMISHDIGAISAYVKTVGCLNHRLFFHGDPPLSTETIEQTYQCPVDLIAHGVPHRVLSNHDCPLHYHE; the protein is encoded by the coding sequence ATGAAAACTGAAGTCATTAATCTTAGTCATGTTTGGGCAAAATATAATCATAGAAATCCTATTTTAGAAGACATTAACTTGACTATTTATGAAGGGGATTTTGTCGGATTAATTGGTCCCAATGGAGGAGGTAAAACAACTTTATTTAAAGTGTTATTAGGACTGATAAAACCCTATCAAGGAACTGTAAAAATTTTAGGTAATACTGTTAGTAAAGGAAGACGTTATATCGGTTATGTTCCTCAATTGGTAGAATTAGATCGAGAGTTCCCTGTGCGTGTCGCTGATGTTGTACGGATGGGAAGACTCGGAAAACGGCGATTATTGCAGCGTTATACCCCTCAAGATGAAATTATCGTCAATCGTACCTTAGAACAGGTAGGAATGATAGAATTACGCAATCGCCCTATTGCTGAATTATCCGGTGGCCAACGTCAACGAGTCTATATTGCGCGAGCATTGGCATCAGAACCCCGTATACTATTATTAGACGAACCAACGGCTAGTGTTGATCCCCAACGACAAACCAGCATTTACGAGTTATTGAAAGAATTAAATCAATTGATTACTATTGTTATGATTTCTCATGATATTGGGGCAATTTCAGCTTATGTCAAAACCGTAGGATGTCTTAACCATCGCCTCTTTTTTCATGGTGATCCTCCTCTGAGTACCGAAACAATAGAACAAACTTATCAATGTCCTGTGGATTTGATCGCACATGGGGTTCCTCATCGGGTCCTTTCTAACCATGATTGTCCCTTACATTATCATGAATAA
- a CDS encoding metal ABC transporter permease → MLETLWESLQFDFMRNALFAGILVSIACGIIGTFVVINRIVFISGGIAHAAYGGIGLGYFFKINPIFGAIFFALLSALGMGLVVRKTEQRADSLIGVMWAVGMAIGIILIDLTPGYKADLMSYLFGSILTVSQENLMIMLVLDVIIVLVVSLFYKEFLAISFDPTFAMTRNVPVDSLYLLLVGAIALTVVMVMQVVGLILVIALLTIPAAIAGQFLKDIKYIMLVSIVLGMLFTTVGLMISYFFNVTSGATIILVSGTAYLISLGVKTLQI, encoded by the coding sequence ATGTTAGAAACACTTTGGGAATCATTACAATTTGATTTCATGAGAAATGCTCTTTTTGCAGGGATATTAGTTAGTATTGCTTGTGGAATTATTGGCACGTTTGTTGTCATTAATCGCATTGTTTTTATTAGTGGAGGTATTGCTCACGCTGCGTATGGTGGTATTGGCTTAGGATATTTTTTTAAGATTAATCCTATTTTTGGAGCAATTTTTTTTGCTTTACTTTCTGCTTTAGGTATGGGTTTAGTAGTGAGAAAAACAGAACAAAGGGCTGACAGTTTGATAGGGGTAATGTGGGCTGTAGGGATGGCGATCGGTATTATTTTAATTGATTTAACGCCAGGATATAAAGCGGATTTAATGAGTTATTTATTTGGGAGTATTTTAACCGTTTCTCAAGAAAATTTAATGATCATGTTGGTTTTAGATGTCATTATTGTGTTGGTTGTTAGTTTATTTTATAAAGAATTTTTAGCCATTTCTTTTGACCCCACCTTTGCTATGACTCGTAATGTTCCTGTGGATAGTTTATATTTATTATTAGTCGGTGCGATCGCTTTAACGGTGGTGATGGTAATGCAGGTTGTGGGGTTAATATTAGTGATTGCATTGTTGACTATTCCGGCTGCGATCGCTGGTCAATTTTTGAAAGACATAAAATATATTATGTTAGTTTCTATTGTATTGGGGATGTTATTTACAACGGTAGGATTAATGATATCTTATTTCTTTAACGTAACATCTGGGGCGACTATTATTTTAGTTTCTGGGACTGCTTATTTAATTAGTTTAGGGGTAAAAACCTTACAAATTTAG